From the genome of Francisella tularensis subsp. tularensis:
AGCAAAAAATCTTAAAAACCGTGTAAACAGTTATTTTTCAAAAGGTGCTAAAGATAGTAAAACTTTAATGATGGTAGAGCAGATAGCCCGAATTGAGATAACTATTACCCCTAGTGACTATGAAGCATATTTATTAGAAAATAATCTCATCAAGCAACATCGTCCTAAATACAATATTTTATTTAAAGATGATAAAAGTTACCCATATCTGGTAATTTCGCGTGATAAATTCCCTAGAGTATCTTTTTATCGTGGCAAATCAGCATATAAAAAAGGTCAATGTTTTGGACCTTATGTGTCGATATCATCAGTTAAGAATACTCTAAATACTATTCAAAAAATTTTTCCAATCCGACAATGTGAAAACTCATACTATAAATCTAGAGTTAGACCATGTTTACAATATCAAATTAAACGCTGTCTAGCACCATGTGTAGGTTTGGTTTCTCAACAGCAATATGATGAGCAATTAGCAATTCTAAAAAAATTCTTAGCAGGCAAATTCAGTTCTGTTTTAGAAGAAATATCAGCGAAGATGTATCAGGCATCTGAAGATATGGAGTATGAGAAAGCTCAAGTTTATCGTGATCAATTGGTGGTGTTGCGTAAATTACAACAGCAACAAATAGTTGATATTCAAGAGGATAAAACGTTTGATGTAATTGGTATATATATGCAAGATAGCTATGCAAGTATAGCATTATTACAAATTCAAAATGGTGATGTTGTTGCCGATAGACATTGGAGTATAGATGCCAAAGGGCAGGATAAAACCTCAATTATGCATGCTTTTTTATCACATTTTTATTTAGGAGATGAGATTCGTAATATTTGGCCTAAAAATATAATCCTATCAAAAGTTGAGTTTGCTGATATTACCGATCTTATGAATAGTATTTCACAAAAAATTGGTCAAGCGATAAATTGGATAATTGCTCCAGCAGCTGATAATCTCAAGTGGCTCAAGTTAGCAGAAGTAAATGCACGACAAAAGCTAAATATCTACACAAGCTCAAAATCTCAGTATCAAAAACGCTTAGAATCACTCAAAGAATTTCTTGAGTTAGAAAAAGATATTAAGCGTATTGAATGTTTTGATATCTCACATTTTCAAGGTGAGGCAACCATAGCATCATGTGTCGTATACACAGATGATGGTGAAGATCGCAAATCTCATCGCAGATACAATATCAAAGATATCAAATCAGGAGATGACTATGCAGCAATTCATCAAGCAGTATCGCGTCGAGTTAGTTCAGGGTTAGAGGCTGACAACCTCCCAGATGTAATGATAATAGATGGTGGTAAAGGGCAGATTCATCAAGCAGAAGCAGTTTTTAGAGAGTATGGAATTCAAGATAAAGTCCAGATTGTAAGTTTGGGTAAAGGTGTTGAGCGTATAAGTGGTAAAGAAAAAATCTACAAAGGTTTTGATGATACCGAATATACATTAGATGAACACAATCCAGGGTTTTTATTATTACGACAAGTTAGGGACTCTGCTCATGATCATGCAATTAAGGGTCAGCGTAAAAAAGTAAGTGCAAATAGACAGTCATCAATTATTGAAGAAATAGAAGGAGTTGGACCGAAGCGTCGCAAGGCTTTGATGATGTATTTTGGCGGTTGGCAAGAGTTATCTAGAGCATCTGTTGATGAGATTGCAAAGGTCAAAGGAATTAGTAAAAAGTTAGCTCAAGAGATTTGGGAGTGCTTTCATTAAAAATACTAAACATCAGTAGCATAATGGCGTAGAATATTCGCATTTTAAAAATTATCAAATTAAAAAATGAATAAAAAAGGTTCGCTACTGAGTACTTTAGGAATATTTTCAATATTCTTTTGTTACTTCTTTGTTGATAGACAAATTGTTTGGTTTTTATATGAACATAATTCTCGACAATATACAATTATGAGGTTTTTCTCAGATAATATTATTTCATTTATAAAAGACTTGGTATTTGTATTTTACATATACTATTTCATCAAACTTATACTAAAAAAATTAGTAGACACTGATATAAAAATTTTACTAGTAGCTAATGCAATTATAATTGGGCATTTTATAAAAGATATTCTAAAGGGGATTTTTGGTAGATATTGGCCAGAAACTTTCAAGAATAATCCTTCATTAATTAGAGATAATCTGTATGGTTTTAACTAGTTTGATTTTGATATAGTTAATCCGAAAGATATTTGTAGAAATGTTATAATGTCTAATAAAAATGCCATCATATAGCCAATATTTTAGAGACATCGTAATTAATAAATATGAAGAAGGTATGACGGAGTTCGAGCTGAGTAAGTTTTTTAACATAGATAAGCGTACAGTTGTTTCATGGATAGAGTTTTATAAAAGAACCGGAGATTATAGTTCAAAGCAAGGAGTTGGTTGTGGCAGAGTCGCTAGCTTTACCGATAAAACATTGATTGAACAGTATTTGATAGATCATCCAGATGCAAGTGCATTAGATATAAAAGAAGCATTAGCCCCTGATATTCCAAGAAGTACATTTTATGATTGTCTTAATAGACTTGGTTTTAGTTTTAAAAAAAGACTCCAAAATATAAGCAAAGAAAAGAACATGAAAGGTTGGAGTATATAGAAAAACTAAAAGAAATAGCTCAAAACTTGTTATTTTATATAGATGAGATGGGGTGTGACAATAAGCTTTCTATCCTAAGAGGATGGTCACTAATTGGTGAGCCTAGTTATGGTGAGGTTTTAGCATATCAAACACAAAGAAGAAGTATTGTTGCTGGATATAATTATGCAGATAAAAAGATTATAGCTCCATTAGAGTACAGTGGATATACCAATACTGAAATTTTAAATCAATGGTTTGAGGAACACTTATGCCCATCATTAAAACCTAAAACTACTATAGTAATGGATAATGCTAGTTTCCATAAATCCTCTAAGCTGATTGAAATAGCCAATAAATTTGATGTACAAATATTATATCTACCTCCGTATTCTCCAGATTTAAATCCTATTGAAAAGGTTTGGGCTAACTTTAAAAAAATATTTAGAAAAGTGAATAATAGTTTTGAAAAATTTTGTGATGCTATCTCTTATGTGTTTAACAAAATACTCTCGGATTAACTATAAACCAAGATAAATCAATATAGCTACTTTATAGGAAGTTAGCTTTAATTACTTAAAAAGAATGGTAAATTTACATATAAATTATTCTATATACTAAGGTGTATGTTTTACATTTAAATTTCGGTAATATTAGATTTTAGTATAAAAAGGAAATAGTTGAATAATACCGCCTTTTTATACTCATTATTTTTTTTAAAGCCAAGCTTGATCTGAATTAATAGTTATTGTATGAAAAATTGAAATTTCAGTAATTCGTTTAGAAAATGCTTTATTTCTTTCAAATTCTTTTAATACCTCTGGACCAATTTGCATTGCTAAATATGCATAAGGATACCCACAATGATACATGGATTGGTTAACACCTCCATAATCTTTTAATATTTGTAGTTTATATCCATTTGGATCTTTTCCATGTCTTCTTAGATCTTTATCTTTTTCAATATAACTATTAGACATAAAATAGTCAAAAACATTTTTTAAATAGCTTTTCTCAGTAAATAATATTCTTTTCATCTTCTCTATATTGTCTATTAGCTCTCGACCAGTTTGTTGTTTATATATAGTGTCTAAAGATAGTTTAAGTATTTCCACGCATCCTTGAGCACCAGAATTAGCAACTAAAACACTATTGCCAGCTATATTATGAAAAGAATATAAACTAAATTTACAATTTGCACAGATATTATATTGATTAGGATTTTTAGAATATTTAATATTATACTTTATATGTTGACCTTTAAATGTATTATCACAATCTATATAAATACCACCTTCTTTATATAGGATAACTAATCTTAATATATCACTTAGTGTTGCTAAATTGCCTAACTTATATAGTACTTCTAGGCTGTATTTATTATATCTATCTGAATAATTAGGATATTCGAACATAAAAGTTTCCAAGAGAGTCTTCATCTGAATAAGTGTTAAATAATTACTTAGATTGATTTGACACCAATTCTCTAATTCAAAAATTTGTTTAAATTCTAGTCTATTGGTAATTTTATTTATTTGTAAATGACTATATCCTCCTATTTTATCTAAAAATTTCAATCTAGTTTCTTCTGGTCTATCTGTCCATATATTAATGTAATGATCCGATTGGGATAGTAAGTAAAAAATATTATTTATATATTTATCTGGGATTAATGATCCCATCCATATGTAGTGTACTTTATTTAAATACATTTTAAATAAATTTTTATATAAATATTTAATAAGTATATATTATTTAAGTGGTAAAATCATCTAGGTTCTAGCATAAGAAAGTATAAATTGAATTGAAAAGTAGCGAAACCACTTTGTTTAAAAGTTGAAAAGCATCAAATAATAAATATTTAGGATAATGAATATCATATAAAAGAAGTATTTCAGTATAGATAGCAATGATGAAAATAAGTTGAGATTACTTATAAAAACTGTATTCTATTTTTTACGTGCAGGCTGTCAATGGAGAATGTTACCATTTTATTATGGTAAATATAGATCAATACATAAGCGTTTTAAAGATTGATGTGATAAAGATATATTTTCTAGATTATTTAAATCAGTACAAAACCCTGATTTACAAGAAGTCATGCTTGATTCAACAATAGCAAGAGCACATGCTTGTGCTACGGGATATGATAAAGATGATAACCAAGCAATTGGTAGATCAGTTGGTGGGATAACCACTAAAATCCATGCTATGACTGATGCTTTAGGTAATCCAATAGAAATATTGTTGTCAGAGGATAAAACTCATGATAGTAAAGTAGCTATAGATTTACTAAAAAATGTATATAATACAAAAGTTATCGCTGATAGAGCATATCATTCTAATGAAATCAGGCAGCATATTCAAGGTATATCCTCTGAAGCTGTTATCCCTTGTAAATCAAATACTCTAAACCATATACCTTTTGATAGTCATGTATATAAAGGCGGTATTATTCAACTATTTCCTTTTTATACTAAAATCTAATATTACCGAAATTTAAATGTAAAACATACACCTTAGTATATAGAATAATTTATATGTAAATTTACCATTCTTTTTAAGTAATTAAAGCTAACTTCCTATAAAGTAGCTATATTGATTTATCTTGGTTTATAGTTAATCCGAGAGTATTTTGTTAAACACATAAGAGATAGCATCACAAAATTTTTCAAAACTATTATTCACTTTTCTAAATATTTTTTTAAAGTTAGCCCAAACCTTTTCAATAGGATTTAAATCTGGAGAATACGGAGGTAGATATAATATTTGTACATCAAATTTATTGGCTATTTCAATCAGCTTAGAGGATTTATGGAAACTAGCATTATCCATTACTATAGTAGTTTTAGGTTTTAATGATGGGCATAAGTGTTCCTCAAACCATTGATTAAAAATTTCAGTATTGGTATATCCACTGTACTCTAATGGAGCTATAATCTTTTTATCTGCATAATTATATCCAGCAACAATACTTCTTCTTTGTGTTTGATATGCTAAAACCTCACCATAACTAGGCTCACCAATTAGTGACCATCCTCTTAGGATAGAAAGCTTATTGTCACACCCCATCTCATCTATATAAAATAACAAGTTTTGAGCTATTTCTTTTAGTTTTTCTATATACTCCAACCTTTCATGTTCTTTTCTTTGCTTATATTTTGGAGTCTTTTTTTAAAACTAAAACCAAGTCTATTAAGACAATCATAAAATGTACTTCTTGGAATATCAGGGGCTAATGCTTCTTTTATATCTAATGCACTTGCATCTGGATGATCTATCAAATACTGTTCAATCAATGTTTTATCGGTAAAGCTAGCGACTCTGCCACAATCAACTCCTTGCTTTGAACTATAATCTCCGGTTCTTTTATAAAACTCTATCCATGAAACAACTGTACGCTTATCTATGTTAAAAAACTTACTCAGCTCGAACTCCGTCATACCTTCTTCATATTTATTAATTACGATGTCTCTAAAATATTGGCTATATGATGGCATTTTTATTAGACATTATAACATTTCTACAAATATCTTTCGGATTAACTATATATTAATAGATGTTGCAAAAAAGTAAAAATGGAGATAAATATGAAAAAATTAGCAATAGTATATTATAGCGGCTATGGTCATACAAAAGTTTTAGCTGAAGAAGTTAAAAGAGGTATAGATAGCATAGCTAATGTTGAATCAACATTATTTGACCCAATCACTAAAAGATAGTGTTGACGTTCTTGATGATTATGATGCTATTATTTTAGGTTCGCCAACATATATGGGTTCTGTTGCTGCAGGATTAAAAGAGTTCATGGAGAAAAGTTCTAGAAAATGGTACGAGCAGAAATGGAAAAATAAAATTGCTGTAGGCTTTACAAATTCTCATAGTCTAAGTGGTGATAAGTTAAATTCTTTGATCCAGTTAGTAGTTTTTGCTGCACAGCATGGGATGATATGGGTTGGTCAAGCAGAGCATAATCAGTCACCAGAAGGCTTTGCTGGTAAAGAAGATGTTGTTAATAGAATTGGTTCTTACCTTGGTGTAATGGCTCAATCTGAGAATGATACTCCAGATGTTACTCCTCCTTCTGGAGATAAACTGACTGCATATAAATTTGGGCAAAGAATTGCTGAAATAACTAAGGCATTTTCTTTTTAGAATACGAAAACTCTACTACTTATAATTCTTAAATTAGATATTAATTTATTTTTTCTATCATGTTATGCTTATTCAAAACTAGATCTTTTATTTACAAATTATTGGTGTTCTACTTGTGTTTTTGTATGATAAGTTTTTTCATCAGAAAATACTTTAATTTCTAAATCATGTTTTTCACCAGTTTTTCCGTTGCCTATACCTTGACGACAATCTATTCTAACAATGTCCCAGTCACGAGCATTACCAATAAATATTTTATTCATCCCTGAGCGTTTGATTTTAACGTCACCATAGTCAATTGCATCACAATTTTGTAGTGCTGATCCAGAAACTTCGACATCATAATAGTTTTGATCTTTTATATCTTTAGGTAATTCTCCCTTTTCATTAAAGTTTATATCTTTAGTATGAGGGGATGTAATATTTATATATAGTTCTTCTTGAGGTTTATTATAACCTTCAATATAAGCACAAGAAGTAAGCATTGAAACTAAAGCTAATAATAGTAGTAAGTTTTTCATTTTTAGACTTTAATAGGTGGTTATTTTTTGATTATTTTACTGCAAGAAAACAACTAATCAATATCTATGTTTGTTTTTGTAGAAGAAAATCACTTAAGTATATTCAGAAATTAGGAGTTAAAGCTAATTTTCTCTTATGGTGACTACGATTATGCCAGAAATTTATTATTTCTAGAGCTTTTGCTGAAACTTGTTTACCATCTAAGAAATCATCAATTTCTTGATAAGTTACACCCATTTCATCCTCATCAGTTTGTCCTTGCCATAGTCCTGCAGATGGAGCTTTATCAAGTATGTTTTTAGGGACATCTAGGTATTTGCCTAATTCAAAAACTTGAGATTTTTTGAGATTAACTAGTGGAAGTATATCGGCAGCCCCATCACCGAATTTTGTAAAATATCCCATATACCACTCACAAGCATTATCAGTACCTATAACTATTCTGTTATATTGTTGCGCATAGGCATACAAATACATCATCCTTAAACGTGCTTGAGCATTTCCCTTGATCACAAGTTGTCTATTGTTTTGTAGATTTGTAAAGCTTTGCGTTGAAGCAAGAAAAGCCTCATAAGCTAGTTGAATCGAAATGGTATAATGTTCAATATTAAGCATTTCAATAAGCTCTAGAGCATCTTGCATATCTTGGTGTTGATTATTATCTGAAGGTAGTATTAAAGCTGTAGTTGGTAATCCAGTTTTGACAGCTAAAGAAGCCGCAACTGCTGAATCTATACCGCCACTAAGACCAATCACAAATCCTTCAGCAGGATAATTCATACAACTATCACTTAGCCAATTAACTAACTTTTGTGAATATTCTTTAGGACTAAAATCTTTAACTATTTTCATTTTTTAACCTTGTTAATAAAAATTATTTTTAGGAGCTGATTTTATCATAATCATGAGCTTATTTTAGAATATTTTTTTAGAGATCCTTACTAAACTAGAAAATCATCAAACTATTTATCAAAAGCTGGGTTATCATAATGAGGATCAACATAATTATCAACATTATAGCCACTACCAAGAGCTTGGTACAAATTAACTACACTAATCAAAGATTTCAATTTAGCTTGGTTAACTTGCATTTGTTGATATAGTACATTCAATGTAATACCTGTATATTGTGCTTTACTTATAGCCCCAGAACTATACTTTTTAAAGAATATTTTCTCTTGCCTTTGAGTGGATTCTAAAGATATAGTTTGTTTTTTAAGATTTTTTGCATTAGCAGCTCTTTCAGAAAGGCTATCATCAACATCTTGGAAAGCTTGTTGTAGCGTATTAATATAATCGTAATATGCTTGATAAAACTGTGCTTTAGCCTTATCACTATCAGCTAAAATACTTAGATTAAATACTGGTACAGCAGCAACAGCTTCAGCAGCCCAAGCCCAAGCATTCATTGTAGCAAGTTCTCCAAGAGCAAGTGTAGCGTTTCCAAAGGTGCCAGTAAGGTCAATACTTGGGAAAAACTGTGATCTAGCTAAACCGATATTCGCATTTGCTGTTTCAAGCTTGTACTCAGCAATACCAATATCTGGTCTATTCTCTAAAACTTGAGAAGGCATATTTATAGGAACTTTTATATTAGCATTAATTTCATTTAGAGTTCTGCTTGTGACAATTTTACCAGGGTTTCTTCCCATTAATATTTTGAGAGTATTTTGGAAATGAACTATGTCATTTTTGATCATAGCTATTTTACCTTTTTGCACCTCAAGTTGTTGTCTAATAACTTCTTCAAGCATTGGCGAGGTGGCGCCGAGTTTATGTTGGTTTTGTGCGTACTTAAACATCAAGTTCAGCTGATTAACCATTAACGTTTGTAATTTTAATTGCTCTTTTGCTGTAATCAGTGAAAAATATGCAGCACTAACTTGGCTTATAATTGATAGTCTTGTGGTATCTTTAAGGTTAGTTTGCATTTTTTTGCTAAGACGTGAAATCTCACCTAATTTAAACTGTCTAGCGATATTGATTGTATAGCTAGGTATAATACCAACCAAAGATCCTGCGGTAGTTTGAGTGCCAATATTATTAAGCTGAGGGATATTTGAGTTGGAGTTAACATCAAATGCCTGTGCCACAAAACCACCACCACCAACACTCGCGGTAGGTAACCAGCCATAGTTGGCTTTATTTATCTCAGCATTAGCTTGTAGGATATTACCAATAGAAACTTGTAATTTGTTATTATCTTTTAAGGCAGTAGTTATTAGATTATTTAATACTGGGTCATTAAACTCTCTCCACCATGCAACTTTCGTAAGGTCCCAGTTTTTTGTAACTTCAATATTTTTATCTTGGTTATTCCATAAAGCTGGAGCTTTGATTTTAGGTCTTTCATACTCAGGGCTAAAGAAGCTACAGCTAGATGTTATTAAGGTTGCTGATATTAACGCTAAAGGAAGTATTTTATTTCGTATCATTGTTGTGACCTATAATGTATCTACTTTTACTGTTGCACTTGCTCCAACTCTGAGTGGGTATTTAGGATCATTTTTTAGGATTATTTTTACTGGGAAGCGCTGAGTGACTTTTACCCAGTTTCCAGTAGCATTTTCAGGTGGTAGTAATGAGAATACTGAGCCAGTAGCATAACTGATACTATCAACTTTGCCAGCGTAACTATGGCTATACATATCTAGCTCAATTTCAACTTTTTGCCCTGGCTTGATTCTATCAAGATCTGTTTCTTTAAAGTTAGCGTCTATCCACCATTTTTTATTATCAATAAAACCAAATAATGCTTGTCCAGGTGATACTAGTTGTCCTTTGTAAAGTTTTAAATTTGATACATAGCCATCATCAGGAGCTATCAATGTTGTATAACCTAGATTTAGATTGGCATTATCATAGCTTAGTTTGGCTGCACCAATTTGTGCTTTGGCAATTTCAACTTGTAATAAGGCTTGCTTAAGTGATGAGTAAGCTTCATCTTTTGCTTTCTGAGCTTGGATCTTTTGGTTTATGTATTTTTGTGCATCTTGTAAAGAGCCAGCATCATCTTTGTAAAGTTTAATATATCTATCTGCCATACTTGTTGCAGTATCTAAAGATGACTGTGCTTTAGTTAGGTTTGACTTAGCTACATTTACTTGTTCTTGAGCTATAGCTAATTGCCCTTTAGTTTGGATAATTTTTGAGTTTGCTTGAGCTACTTTTAGTTGATAATCTTTAGGATCAATCTGAACAAGTTTATCGTCTTTGTGAACAAATTGGTTGTTGTGGATATAGACTTTTTCTATATATCCACCAACTTTAGGTGAAATACTAATTATATCAGCATTAACATAAGCATTATCAGTACTAGGGAAGATCTTGTTATATTTATAATAACCATAGATTCCTAAAGCTGTAATTGTAATAATGCTAGAGCCAATGATAATTTTCTTAGGCGAAAATCTCGAGCTTTTTTTATTTCTTGTGATTGTTGATTGTTGTAATTTTTCTTCTGACATTTTTAATTATCCTATAATAATTTAATGCATTACTGCAACAGGCGCACCTGTAGGTGGCTCTTTTAATAAAAATGGTACTATAGCTAAGATTAGACTAAGTATCCCAACTACATAAAAAGAGTTAATATAGCTTAATAAGCTACTTTGGTGTAATACTTGTTGTTTTGCAAGAGCTACTGTAGCTAAATCAGGCATAGGCAAGCTATGGCTCCAACTTTGAAAGTTGTTATTTAGTGATGATATATTTTGTGATAATTCTAGATAGGTGGTTTGTTGATTTCTTGAAATAAATGTTGCTACAAAAGCAGTACCAACAGAACTACCAAAGTTTCTAAAAAAGTTAAATGATCCTGACATATCGCCCATATCTTCATCAGCTACACCAACTACGAGTACACTCATAAAAGGAACAAAAAACATCATCATTCCTAATCCCTGAATAGCCGTTGTTAGTATGATATCAAATTCATTAGCGGTAGGAGAAAAGTTTGCTTGCATTAAGCAAGATACCCCAAAAGTAATCATTCCGAGACTTATAGTTTTTCTTACGCCTAATTTTTTTACTAAAATAGATTGTGTTAGCATTGCACCAATAATAGCGGCAACACCTCTAGGAGCAGTTATATATCCTGCTAGATCAACAGGGTAGCCATATACTTGCTGTAGCATAGTTGGTAAATATGCCATTGCAGCTGAGAATAATAATACGAACATAAAGCACAAAAAGCATGCAAGGACAAAGTTAAAATTTTTGAATATCTTAAATTTAACTACTGAAGAGTAAATCAAACCTCTCCAAATAAAAAATCCTATTGAAACTAATGATATAGCTAAAAGAATAATCATTTTAATCGATGAGAACCAGCCATTGGTATTACCATTGTCAATAAAAAGCTCTAAACAGCCGACCCCTATTGCCATAAAACCAAAACTGATATAATCAATTTTGATTTTTTTGATTTGTGTTGCTTCCATCATAAATGCAATAATTATAAATGCCACAATACAAAGAGGTACATTGACATAGAAAATCCATTCCCAAGACATATTTTCACAAATAGCGCCTCCAAGTACTGGTCCAATAATTGGTCCCATAACGATAACCATACTATATATAGTCATCATTTTGTTATACTCTTCATTTTTAAAGCTGGTAGATATATACGTCTGTGCTACCGATGGTAAAAAAGCACCTCCCATACCTTGGAAAGCTCTAAAAACAATCATTTCAGCTAATGATGTTGAAAGTCCACACATTATTGATGAAATACCAAAAATTACTGATGAGACTAGAGCTACTCTTTTTATACCATATTTCTCAATAATTAAACCTGATAGTAGTATGAAAATTGCTGCAGTGACAATATACACTGTAGTTACATCTGCTATAGTTTCAACATTAGCGCCGATTGCTCCCATAATCTGCGGTATTGCAACTGCGACAATTGTCAAGTCAACAATCTCAGCAAGTGCCAGTAAGCTTATTGCTAATGCTACGATTGTTCTTTTTTGGCTCCAAAAGCCAACGGTTATTGTGTTACTAGCTTGCATAAGTTTTAAAATTTTATGGTTAAAATATCACTAACATACTACATCATTTTGTGCAGTAATAAGAAAATTACTTAATGAGTTTATTTTTGCGTAAAATTATTGCACAATTTTGATAATGTATTATAGCATTATATGGACAATAAATGGTGAAAAAAGGACAAAGTATGATACGGGAAGAGATCACATATCTCAGTGATTGGCTTGATGGACCAGAAATAATTGCTATAAAAGGTGGAAATGCTCCAACTAGTGAAAATAAGATAAATAACCAAGAATCAGATTGGCACCATCATCGTCGTGGTAAAATATTTTGTATTGAATCAGGTCTTGTTCATGTTAGTACCCCTAATGGCTCATGGGTGTTGCCATCAAATAGGGCTGGATGGATACCACCAAATACATCACATAAAATTCGTATAAGTGGTATTGTAGAAGGCTGGGTTATTTTTATTCATCCAAATATGTGCGATGATTTGCCTAAGAGCTCAAGAGTTATTCCAATGAGTGAAGTATTAAGAGCACTTGC
Proteins encoded in this window:
- a CDS encoding glycosyltransferase, whose translation is MYLNKVHYIWMGSLIPDKYINNIFYLLSQSDHYINIWTDRPEETRLKFLDKIGGYSHLQINKITNRLEFKQIFELENWCQINLSNYLTLIQMKTLLETFMFEYPNYSDRYNKYSLEVLYKLGNLATLSDILRLVILYKEGGIYIDCDNTFKGQHIKYNIKYSKNPNQYNICANCKFSLYSFHNIAGNSVLVANSGAQGCVEILKLSLDTIYKQQTGRELIDNIEKMKRILFTEKSYLKNVFDYFMSNSYIEKDKDLRRHGKDPNGYKLQILKDYGGVNQSMYHCGYPYAYLAMQIGPEVLKEFERNKAFSKRITEISIFHTITINSDQAWL
- the silC gene encoding TolC family protein SilC → MIRNKILPLALISATLITSSCSFFSPEYERPKIKAPALWNNQDKNIEVTKNWDLTKVAWWREFNDPVLNNLITTALKDNNKLQVSIGNILQANAEINKANYGWLPTASVGGGGFVAQAFDVNSNSNIPQLNNIGTQTTAGSLVGIIPSYTINIARQFKLGEISRLSKKMQTNLKDTTRLSIISQVSAAYFSLITAKEQLKLQTLMVNQLNLMFKYAQNQHKLGATSPMLEEVIRQQLEVQKGKIAMIKNDIVHFQNTLKILMGRNPGKIVTSRTLNEINANIKVPINMPSQVLENRPDIGIAEYKLETANANIGLARSQFFPSIDLTGTFGNATLALGELATMNAWAWAAEAVAAVPVFNLSILADSDKAKAQFYQAYYDYINTLQQAFQDVDDSLSERAANAKNLKKQTISLESTQRQEKIFFKKYSSGAISKAQYTGITLNVLYQQMQVNQAKLKSLISVVNLYQALGSGYNVDNYVDPHYDNPAFDK
- the nadE gene encoding NAD(+) synthase — protein: MKIVKDFSPKEYSQKLVNWLSDSCMNYPAEGFVIGLSGGIDSAVAASLAVKTGLPTTALILPSDNNQHQDMQDALELIEMLNIEHYTISIQLAYEAFLASTQSFTNLQNNRQLVIKGNAQARLRMMYLYAYAQQYNRIVIGTDNACEWYMGYFTKFGDGAADILPLVNLKKSQVFELGKYLDVPKNILDKAPSAGLWQGQTDEDEMGVTYQEIDDFLDGKQVSAKALEIINFWHNRSHHKRKLALTPNF
- a CDS encoding IS630 family transposase (programmed frameshift), producing the protein MPSYSQYFRDIVINKYEEGMTEFELSKFFNIDKRTVVSWIEFYKRTGDYSSKQGVGCGRVASFTDKTLIEQYLIDHPDASALDIKEALAPDIPRSTFYDCLNRLGFSFKKKTPKYKQRKEHERLEYIEKLKEIAQNLLFYIDEMGCDNKLSILRGWSLIGEPSYGEVLAYQTQRRSIVAGYNYADKKIIAPLEYSGYTNTEILNQWFEEHLCPSLKPKTTIVMDNASFHKSSKLIEIANKFDVQILYLPPYSPDLNPIEKVWANFKKIFRKVNNSFEKFCDAISYVFNKILSD
- the uvrC gene encoding excinuclease ABC subunit UvrC gives rise to the protein MIVDNSKDFDLKSFLANLTTHSGVYRMLDKHGEIIYVGKAKNLKNRVNSYFSKGAKDSKTLMMVEQIARIEITITPSDYEAYLLENNLIKQHRPKYNILFKDDKSYPYLVISRDKFPRVSFYRGKSAYKKGQCFGPYVSISSVKNTLNTIQKIFPIRQCENSYYKSRVRPCLQYQIKRCLAPCVGLVSQQQYDEQLAILKKFLAGKFSSVLEEISAKMYQASEDMEYEKAQVYRDQLVVLRKLQQQQIVDIQEDKTFDVIGIYMQDSYASIALLQIQNGDVVADRHWSIDAKGQDKTSIMHAFLSHFYLGDEIRNIWPKNIILSKVEFADITDLMNSISQKIGQAINWIIAPAADNLKWLKLAEVNARQKLNIYTSSKSQYQKRLESLKEFLELEKDIKRIECFDISHFQGEATIASCVVYTDDGEDRKSHRRYNIKDIKSGDDYAAIHQAVSRRVSSGLEADNLPDVMIIDGGKGQIHQAEAVFREYGIQDKVQIVSLGKGVERISGKEKIYKGFDDTEYTLDEHNPGFLLLRQVRDSAHDHAIKGQRKKVSANRQSSIIEEIEGVGPKRRKALMMYFGGWQELSRASVDEIAKVKGISKKLAQEIWECFH
- a CDS encoding flavodoxin family protein; this translates as MLNQHYLTQSLKDSVDVLDDYDAIILGSPTYMGSVAAGLKEFMEKSSRKWYEQKWKNKIAVGFTNSHSLSGDKLNSLIQLVVFAAQHGMIWVGQAEHNQSPEGFAGKEDVVNRIGSYLGVMAQSENDTPDVTPPSGDKLTAYKFGQRIAEITKAFSF
- a CDS encoding IS630 family transposase (programmed frameshift); the protein is MPSYSQYFRDIVINKYEEGMTEFELSKFFNIDKRTVVSWIEFYKRTGDYSSKQGVDCGRVASFTDKTLIEQYLIDHPDASALDIKEALAPDIPRSTFYDCLNRLGFSFKKKTPKYKQRKEHERLEYIEKLKEIAQNLLFYIDEMGCDNKLSILRGWSLIGEPSYGEVLAYQTQRRSIVAGYNYADKKIIAPLEYSGYTNTEIFNQWFEEHLCPSLKPKTTIVMDNASFHKSSKLIEIANKFDVQILYLPPYSPDLNPIEKVWANFKKIFRKVNNSFEKFCDAISYVFNKILSD
- a CDS encoding HlyD family secretion protein, with product MSEEKLQQSTITRNKKSSRFSPKKIIIGSSIITITALGIYGYYKYNKIFPSTDNAYVNADIISISPKVGGYIEKVYIHNNQFVHKDDKLVQIDPKDYQLKVAQANSKIIQTKGQLAIAQEQVNVAKSNLTKAQSSLDTATSMADRYIKLYKDDAGSLQDAQKYINQKIQAQKAKDEAYSSLKQALLQVEIAKAQIGAAKLSYDNANLNLGYTTLIAPDDGYVSNLKLYKGQLVSPGQALFGFIDNKKWWIDANFKETDLDRIKPGQKVEIELDMYSHSYAGKVDSISYATGSVFSLLPPENATGNWVKVTQRFPVKIILKNDPKYPLRVGASATVKVDTL